In the genome of Streptomyces sp. SAI-127, the window CAGCCGGGAGGTCCGGCCGAGCGAGGCGAGGACGGTGGCCATGTCGAGCGGTACGAGTGAGCGCAGGTCGACGACCTCGACGCCGATGTCCTCCTGGACGAGCCTTTCCGCGGCCTTCAGCGCGACCGGCACCATCGAGGCGAGCGCCACCAGCGTCACGTCGGCGCCCTCGCGCACGACGGCAGCGCGCCCCAGTTCGACCACGTGGCCGGGCGGGGCGGGCGCGCCCTTGGTGGCCAGCAGTCCCTTGTGCTCGAAGAAGACCACGGGGTCGTCGCTGCGTACGGCCGCCGCCATCATGCCGATGACGTCGGCGGGGGTGGAAGGTGCCGCGATCTTCAGCCCGGGGACGGTCAGGGCCCAGTTCTCGGTGGCCTGCGAGTGCTGCGCGCCGAAACCGAGCCCGCCGCCGTTGGCGGTGCGAACGACGAGGGGCACGGTGACCTGGCCGCCCGTCATGTAACGCACCTTGGGTATCTCGTTGGCGAGGTAGTCCCAACAGCAGGCCAAAAAGTCGGAGAACATGATCTCCGCAACGGGCCGCATCCCGGTCATCGCGGCACCCATCGCCGCGCCCACGATGGCCTGTTCGGAGATCGGCGTGTCCCACACCCGCTCCCGCCCGAACTCCTTGAACAGCCCGGCGGTCGTCTTGAACACCCCGCCGGCCTCGCCGATGTCCTCCCCCAGGCAGACGACGGACGGATCGCGTCGCATCTCCCGCGCGATGCCCTCGGCGACCGCCTCCCGGTACGTGATCACGTCCGCCATGCCGCACCTCCGTCCGCCCACACGTCGGTGAACGCCTCCCGCGGATCCGGCGGCGGCGCGCTCTTCGCGGCCTCGATCGCCTGCCGTACGACTGCCTGTGCGCGCTCGTCGGCCGCGGTGACCGTCTCCTCGGGCACCCCGGCCTCGATCAGCCGCCCGCGTGCGATGTCCAGCGGGTCGTGCTTGAGCCAGCGTTCGACCTCCTCGGCCGGGCGGTAGGTCGCCGGGTCGGTCCGGCTGTGTCCGAAGTGACGGTAGGTCTCGGCCTCCAGCACGGCGGGCCCGTCCCCGGCCCGGGCCCGCCGCGCCAGCCGTGCCACCGCCTCCTGGACGGAGACGACGTCGTTGCCGTCGACGACCTCACCGGGGATGCCGTACGCCGGTGCCCGGTCGGCGGCCGGCCGGGGCACCGCCGTGACGTCGGCGATCGGCGTGTACTCCATGTACAGGTTGTTCTCGCAGACGAACAGCACGGGCAGTTTCCATACGGCGGCCAGGTTCAACGCCTCGTGGAAGGAGCCGATGTTGGTGGCGCCGTCCCCGAAGAAGGCGACCGCGAGCTGTCCGGTGCCGCGCAGCCGGGCGGACCAGGCGGCGCCGACCGCCATCGGGAGGTGGGCGCCGACGATGGCGTAGGAGCCGAGCATGTTGGCGTCGGCCTTGGTGAGGTGCATGGACCCGCCCTTGGCCTTGCACAACCCCGTCGCCCTGCTCATGAGTTCGGCCAGGCACTCCTCGGGGGTGGCGCCCCGGGCCATCGCGTGGTGGTGGCCGCGGTAGGTGGCGAAGACGTAGTCGTCGTCACGCAGAGCGGCGCTCGCGCCGACCGCGATCGCCTCGTGACCGGCGGCGAGGTGGGTGGTGCCCTTGACGAGGCCCTGGAGGAACAGGTCGTGGGCGGCCTTCTCCGTACGGCGGATGAGGGCCATCTGCTCGTACCGGACGAGGAGTTCAGCGGTGTCCATCGGTGGTCCCCGTGTTCAGGTGGGACTGCGCCTCCCGGGCGGTGTTGAGCTCGCCGCCCACCGTCCAGTACTTGCGGCCGGCCACCAGCAGCTCCTCGGCCGGGAACTTCGTGATGACCTCGCAGCCGTCGGCGGTGACGACCAGCTCCTCCTCGATCCGGGCGGCGGACCAGCCGTCGGCGGCCGGCCAGTAGGTCTCCAGGGCGAACACCATGCCCTCCTCGAGGACTTCGGGGTGGTCGAGGGAGACCAGGCGGCTGAAGATGGGCTTCTCCCAGATCGACAGGCCCACCCCGTGGCCGTACTGGAGAGCGAAGGCGGCGGTCTCGTCGGCGAAGCCGAACTCCTCGGCACGCGGCCAGACCTGGACGATGTCGGCGGTGGTGGCGCCCGGCCGGACCAGGGAGATCGCCTCGTCCATGTACGCACGGCAGCGGACGTAGGCGTCGCGCTGGGCGCGGGAGGCGCTGCCCACGGCGAAGGTGCGGTAGTAGCAGGTGCGGTAGCCGAGGTGGCTGTGCAGGATGTCGAAGAACGCGGGGTCGCCCGGGCGGATCAGCCGGTCGCTGTAGACGTGCGGGTGGGGTGAACAGCGCTCCCCGGAGATGGCGTTGACCCCTTCGACGTACTCGCTGCCGAGGTCGTAGAGGACTTTGCTGACCAGTCCGACGCACTGGTTCTCGCGGACTCCGGGACGGAGGTAGCCGTAGAGCTCCTCGTAGGCCGCGTCGACCATCGCGCAGGCCTGGGCGAGCAGGGAGATCTCGTCGCCGGTCTTGATGCGGCGGGCCTCCAGGAAGACCTGCTGTCCGTCGACGACGTCGATGCCCTCGGCGCGCAGGGCGGCGAGGACCGGCATCTCGGCCACGTCGATGCCGAGCGGTTCGCCGGCGAGGCCGTGGGCGCGGAGTTCGGCGGCGATCTTCGCGGCGACGTCCTCGGCGATGCCGGCGTCCGGGTGGAAGGCACCCCGCAGGGTGGAGATGCCCGCGCGGGCTCCGGTGGGCGGTCCGCCCTTGCCGTCGCTGTAGTCGAGCCACGGGTTGTAGAGCTGGTGGTGGCGGGCCGCGGAGCCGAAGTCCCAGACGATCGGTTCGCCGCCGCGGACCAGCAGGGCGAAGCGGATCAGCTTGTCCATCGCCCAGGTGCCGATGTGCGTGGCGGTCATGTAGCGGATGTTCGCGAAGTCGAAACTGAGCACGGCACCCAGTTCGGAGCGGTTCAGCGTGTCGTGGAGCCGGGCCAGACGCTGTCTGCGCAGCCGGGCCAGGTCGACGCGCTCTTCCCAGTCGACGGCATTGGGGCCGTAAGTGCGGATCGCCATCGCGACCACCCCCACCGTCGAGTCAACGACCGTCCGCGAGGAGTGTCAAGCGTCACTGAACGGTTTGGCTCGACACGAACCAGACCCCCACGGCCGGTACGTCGCCGTCGTTGCGGTAGCGGTGGGGGGTCGTGGACTCGAAGCTGACGGCGTCGCCGGGGTGCAGGACCTGCTCGTCGAAGCCGAGGGTGAGGACGAGTTCGCCGGAGGTCAGATAGCCGTATTCCGTGCCCGCGTGGCGCATCAGGCCGCCCGAACCGGAGGAGGAGCCGCCGGGCCGGTAGGTGACGAGCAGGAAGTCGACGTCCGTGCCGGGGACGTGCCCGAGCCGCTCCCACACGACGCCGGAGTCCAGTTCCAGCACGTCCCGCTCACCCGGTGTGACCAGGGGGCCGATGCGTCGGCCGGGGTCGGCCGAGAAGGCCGCCAGAGCGTGCATGACGGTGGCCGAACTGGCCACCGCGGCGGTCTCCCGCACCTCGAAGAGGGATTCGACGGAGATGCCGAGAGCGGTGGTGATGGCGTACAGGGTGCTGACCGAGGGCTGGCTCTTGCCGGTCTCTATCTGCGAGACCAGGCTCGCGGAGACGCCGACCTCGCGGGCCAGGGCACGCAGCCCCAGACCGCGCTCCAGACGCGCCTGCCGGATGCGCGCGCCCACCGGCGGCACGGGGGCAGGGGACACGGGCGGCTCCTCTCCTGTGCAGCCCCATTGAACAACCCGTCCCCTCACCCGGGAAAGACCGCCCACATCACTCGCCGCCACGTCAGCCCGGAAAGACCGCCCGCACCTCCCACCCGTACTCCGCCCGCGGCCCCGCGTGCAGTTCGCCGCCGAGTGCGGTCACTCGTTCCTTCAGGCCGACGAGCCCGAAGCCGCCCCCGTGCGCCGCCGCAGGCAACTGGCTGCCGCCGCGCCCGTCGTCGGACACGGACACCTGCAGGCGGGCCCGTTCGTAGCGCAGCCCGACAGCGACCTGGGTGGCGTCGCCCGCGTGCCGCCGTACGTTGGTCAGGGCCTCCTGCACCACCCGGAAGGCGGCAGCCTGCACCTCGTGCGGAAG includes:
- a CDS encoding thiamine pyrophosphate-dependent dehydrogenase E1 component subunit alpha; protein product: MDTAELLVRYEQMALIRRTEKAAHDLFLQGLVKGTTHLAAGHEAIAVGASAALRDDDYVFATYRGHHHAMARGATPEECLAELMSRATGLCKAKGGSMHLTKADANMLGSYAIVGAHLPMAVGAAWSARLRGTGQLAVAFFGDGATNIGSFHEALNLAAVWKLPVLFVCENNLYMEYTPIADVTAVPRPAADRAPAYGIPGEVVDGNDVVSVQEAVARLARRARAGDGPAVLEAETYRHFGHSRTDPATYRPAEEVERWLKHDPLDIARGRLIEAGVPEETVTAADERAQAVVRQAIEAAKSAPPPDPREAFTDVWADGGAAWRT
- a CDS encoding cupin domain-containing protein; this encodes MSPAPVPPVGARIRQARLERGLGLRALAREVGVSASLVSQIETGKSQPSVSTLYAITTALGISVESLFEVRETAAVASSATVMHALAAFSADPGRRIGPLVTPGERDVLELDSGVVWERLGHVPGTDVDFLLVTYRPGGSSSGSGGLMRHAGTEYGYLTSGELVLTLGFDEQVLHPGDAVSFESTTPHRYRNDGDVPAVGVWFVSSQTVQ
- a CDS encoding alpha-ketoacid dehydrogenase subunit beta translates to MADVITYREAVAEGIAREMRRDPSVVCLGEDIGEAGGVFKTTAGLFKEFGRERVWDTPISEQAIVGAAMGAAMTGMRPVAEIMFSDFLACCWDYLANEIPKVRYMTGGQVTVPLVVRTANGGGLGFGAQHSQATENWALTVPGLKIAAPSTPADVIGMMAAAVRSDDPVVFFEHKGLLATKGAPAPPGHVVELGRAAVVREGADVTLVALASMVPVALKAAERLVQEDIGVEVVDLRSLVPLDMATVLASLGRTSRLVTVEENPYQGGWGATLVSVVADEGFSLLDAPVRRVAAECVPLPFADVLEEQVIPTVDKVVAAVRSLAAY
- a CDS encoding M24 family metallopeptidase, which gives rise to MAIRTYGPNAVDWEERVDLARLRRQRLARLHDTLNRSELGAVLSFDFANIRYMTATHIGTWAMDKLIRFALLVRGGEPIVWDFGSAARHHQLYNPWLDYSDGKGGPPTGARAGISTLRGAFHPDAGIAEDVAAKIAAELRAHGLAGEPLGIDVAEMPVLAALRAEGIDVVDGQQVFLEARRIKTGDEISLLAQACAMVDAAYEELYGYLRPGVRENQCVGLVSKVLYDLGSEYVEGVNAISGERCSPHPHVYSDRLIRPGDPAFFDILHSHLGYRTCYYRTFAVGSASRAQRDAYVRCRAYMDEAISLVRPGATTADIVQVWPRAEEFGFADETAAFALQYGHGVGLSIWEKPIFSRLVSLDHPEVLEEGMVFALETYWPAADGWSAARIEEELVVTADGCEVITKFPAEELLVAGRKYWTVGGELNTAREAQSHLNTGTTDGHR